The following coding sequences lie in one Synechococcus sp. PCC 7336 genomic window:
- a CDS encoding LamG-like jellyroll fold domain-containing protein codes for MGRSPSVDGTATVEQAVTLEVVADPIATTRVSGVIASTLLDPATGEQQVLEGVRITLGEAETFTAADGSFTLELLNGFPDINALKIHGDSIAGAYPFIAERLPLVLGQEAIVGVNNVITRPIYLPPIDVDSGSVIPAGQDVTVTTDKIPGAAVFVAADSLLDPQGNPFGGVLSITEVSAELTPAAFPDTLSPDLVVTIQPGEMVFAQAAPLSLPNLAGYAAGFELDLYSINPATGDFEVVGRGRVSADGTVVETVEGGIRNSSWHFFAPTPQAPGLNQLHPECNTCPADTNNLELGESNNPDGSNFNSSVQLFTGALIETHDLASYQSQGVNRGLQLTYDSQRANPNHLVSFGYDNVDPTALAPNFEERLRLMAQLTVHADGFDLEAAGFEGGQYGLQGGENFWSLPAESGPVNASLQVDLSSVKSGKYDYSLESGIRLFVRNQLVGSSNTTQGELLHVNSVDSVFGSGWGLAGLQEIVENADGSLLLIDGDGSELLFDAPSLAGEPYQSPLGDFSELVKLPDGTFRRTLTDQTVYEFNERNQLVEMRDRNGNSNRYEYDLQGRFVKRVDPVGLETRFEYTGDRITSIVDPAGRVTRLEHDEFGNLARIVDPDESARTWGYDSRHLLTTEITKRGFVEETFYDEAGRASRAERPDGSAVQVAGFESQGFVRGDLTRDVTAAPLAAGGSELQATYADANGNVRAAQLDLAGQFVNASDGVGAGGIVRRNADNLVEQTTDARGFLTNYTYDERGNVTSISDTVSLSTGATLPQASLSFDGVDDYVQLSSSPIVAGLPNSTIETWVNFNSVTSEVGETIYSEDNSGGTIHRLYRNDNTIGFAIWRSDRSGQWRYVNATVDIVAGEWLHIAGVLDAEGGMILYVNGEEVAFNNSNLPTNTNVVSTQLGRHINNGGGGYFNGKVDEIRAWGVARSQAEIQRHLDYQLAGNEVGLLGYWRLDAGDGTNIDNTAVSSNDELTGDLTNGVQWSEDTAPLNNQFLLEELAYDEDFEGDIISSSLDEWTNSNTDNSHPNTFSTFLGRFSNSETTLNLSTTAGETYNITFDLYAIDSWDENSAISGPDIVRVEADNTILFREALGLTNEPTFRPPDESGYFGFSSQYQDAIYRDISLTFTAQDGLTSLRFADEGLQGLFDESWGIDNVRVVKLTAVDAAEGSSQRFSYDPAFNQLASYTDELGRQTFFEIDPTNGNTTEIRQVIGQDDRTSVETDDLLTLFTYTTQGLVDTITDPLGRITDNDYDVLGRLESTTVAVGTADQAQVRFEYDLAGNLATFIDENGNRTSYEYDALNRLERIIEADPDGVGPLLSPVTLFDYDAYGNLIETIDANGNLTRYEYEERDRLSKIINANNDESTFEYDGQGNLIAETDFRGNATTHFYDSRNRRIASLDPEGGIARFAYDLDNNLIRVVDPRGNATRYGYDARDRLVSTTDAEGNVSRYEFDAVNNLIATVDRNQNRTEFAYDDINRLVQQIDPYSNSYLRSYDKASNLTSATDERGHTTQFEYDARYRLTKTIDAKLGATEFRYDAVGNLLSVEDELDRLTQFEYDALNRQISVIDPLLQTTRYRYDAIGNLKGIDGELNRTASYDYDKLNRVETVTNAHNDTITYRYDANSNLLSVSDELNRTTRFTYDKRNWQTSVTDPLIHTSTTAYDANGNVLSVTDPLGNTTRYAYDTLNRQIGITDANNDTTTLGYDAVGNLTSVLDPELNLTEYVYDKLHRVEEESSHGDVRTFAYDATSNLTSMVNANGFETTYSYDELNRRISELGYNELGELLNNYFYEFDAADQLRAVGDNFHRYGYTYDLAGRLTSVSNAGSTGGVPQVDFAYGYDAANNRTSVTDTIAGVETGLETFEFDLLNRVTRLTQSGANVAEKSVTFGYDAASQMTSVGRFSDLAETQSVATSIYQYDLAGRLEQLTHANSSSTVADYGFTYDAASRITQLTSPDGESVYSYDQRNQLTGAEYDYQGNEDYTYDGNGNRTNAGYVTQERNQLVEDESYAYTYDGEGNRVTRLDKATRELETFEWDHRNRLQGVVTTDINGNIIETVDYEYDIFDRRIEKTVDPDGGGVLATQTERYVYDGEHIALVFDGQGNLTYRYLHGPAIDQVLAQEDAGGEVLWALTDHQGTVKDLLDANGNLVNHISYGSFGNITGETNSDIEFRFGYTGREFDRETKLNYYRARYYDGKVGKFINEDPLSFLAEDANLYRYVFNSPVNLIDPLGLDGGTVISQTRQIALSDGTTIFDTLNNSQVKFSTSPESSW; via the coding sequence ATGGGGAGGTCACCTTCCGTAGACGGGACCGCAACGGTGGAGCAGGCGGTGACGTTGGAGGTGGTAGCCGACCCGATCGCCACCACCCGCGTTTCGGGAGTCATTGCCAGTACGCTGCTCGACCCAGCGACAGGAGAGCAACAGGTGTTGGAGGGAGTGCGCATTACCCTCGGTGAAGCAGAGACCTTCACGGCGGCGGATGGTTCCTTCACTCTAGAACTCCTGAATGGCTTCCCCGACATCAATGCCCTCAAAATCCACGGCGATTCGATTGCTGGGGCCTATCCATTTATTGCCGAGAGACTGCCGTTGGTGTTGGGCCAAGAGGCCATCGTCGGGGTGAATAATGTCATTACCCGACCGATTTATCTGCCGCCGATTGACGTAGACAGTGGTTCGGTTATTCCAGCGGGTCAAGACGTCACGGTCACCACCGATAAGATTCCGGGAGCGGCGGTATTTGTGGCAGCGGATTCGTTGCTCGATCCGCAGGGGAATCCATTTGGGGGCGTGTTGAGTATCACGGAGGTTTCCGCCGAGCTTACCCCAGCCGCCTTTCCGGACACCCTCAGCCCCGATCTGGTGGTGACGATTCAGCCAGGGGAGATGGTGTTTGCCCAGGCGGCTCCCCTGTCGCTGCCGAATTTAGCTGGATATGCAGCGGGATTTGAGTTGGATCTCTACTCGATTAATCCTGCGACGGGGGACTTCGAGGTGGTGGGTCGCGGGCGAGTCAGTGCTGACGGAACTGTCGTTGAAACGGTTGAGGGGGGAATTCGCAACAGTAGCTGGCATTTCTTTGCTCCAACCCCCCAGGCTCCGGGCCTCAACCAGCTCCATCCCGAATGCAATACCTGCCCAGCCGATACCAACAACCTCGAATTAGGTGAATCGAACAATCCCGATGGCAGTAATTTCAACTCTTCGGTTCAACTGTTTACAGGGGCATTAATTGAAACCCACGATCTAGCCTCCTACCAGTCTCAAGGGGTCAATCGCGGCCTTCAGCTCACCTACGACTCCCAACGAGCCAATCCCAATCATCTCGTCTCCTTCGGCTACGACAATGTCGACCCCACCGCCTTAGCGCCTAATTTTGAAGAGCGGCTGCGGTTGATGGCGCAATTAACCGTTCATGCCGATGGCTTCGATCTGGAAGCCGCTGGGTTTGAAGGGGGTCAATACGGCCTGCAGGGGGGAGAAAACTTCTGGAGTCTGCCGGCAGAAAGTGGCCCGGTCAATGCCTCCCTCCAAGTGGATTTGAGCTCGGTCAAGTCTGGCAAATATGACTATTCGTTGGAGAGTGGCATTCGTCTGTTTGTACGCAACCAGTTGGTCGGTTCGTCCAACACCACTCAAGGGGAACTGTTGCACGTCAATTCGGTTGATAGTGTCTTTGGCAGTGGCTGGGGCTTGGCGGGGCTGCAGGAGATTGTCGAGAATGCCGATGGTTCGCTGCTGCTGATTGATGGGGATGGCAGCGAGCTATTGTTCGATGCGCCCAGCCTTGCGGGGGAGCCCTATCAATCGCCGTTGGGGGATTTCTCCGAACTGGTGAAATTGCCGGATGGTACCTTCCGCCGCACGCTCACAGACCAGACGGTTTACGAATTCAACGAGCGCAACCAACTGGTGGAGATGCGCGATCGCAATGGCAACTCGAACCGTTACGAGTACGACCTGCAGGGACGATTTGTCAAAAGGGTCGATCCGGTGGGGTTGGAAACTCGGTTTGAATATACGGGCGATCGCATTACCTCCATCGTCGATCCGGCAGGCCGAGTCACCCGTTTGGAGCACGACGAATTTGGCAATCTCGCACGGATTGTCGACCCGGATGAATCGGCTCGTACTTGGGGCTATGACAGCCGTCATTTGCTGACGACGGAGATTACCAAGCGCGGTTTTGTGGAGGAGACGTTCTATGACGAGGCTGGTCGTGCGTCTCGGGCGGAACGTCCCGATGGGTCGGCAGTGCAGGTGGCTGGCTTTGAGTCGCAGGGGTTTGTGCGGGGGGATCTGACTCGCGATGTGACAGCAGCACCGCTGGCGGCGGGAGGTAGCGAACTCCAGGCCACTTATGCGGATGCGAATGGGAATGTGCGGGCCGCTCAACTGGATTTGGCCGGTCAGTTTGTCAATGCCAGCGATGGGGTTGGGGCTGGGGGAATTGTTCGACGCAATGCGGATAATTTAGTCGAGCAGACAACCGATGCCAGGGGCTTTCTGACTAATTACACCTATGACGAGCGGGGTAATGTGACCAGTATCAGCGATACCGTCTCGCTTTCCACAGGCGCGACTCTACCCCAAGCCTCATTATCTTTTGATGGAGTTGATGATTACGTTCAACTCAGCTCTTCCCCAATCGTGGCAGGTCTGCCCAATTCAACCATTGAAACCTGGGTGAACTTTAACTCAGTCACCAGTGAGGTCGGGGAGACGATTTACAGTGAAGACAATTCTGGGGGAACCATTCATCGGCTTTATCGCAATGATAATACGATTGGATTTGCGATTTGGAGAAGCGATCGTAGCGGCCAGTGGCGATATGTCAATGCAACCGTCGATATAGTCGCTGGAGAGTGGCTTCACATTGCTGGTGTTCTAGATGCCGAAGGAGGCATGATTTTATATGTGAACGGAGAAGAGGTCGCATTCAATAACAGTAATCTTCCTACCAATACCAATGTTGTCTCCACACAGCTTGGCCGCCATATCAATAATGGGGGTGGGGGATATTTCAACGGTAAGGTTGATGAGATTCGAGCCTGGGGAGTGGCACGCTCGCAAGCAGAGATTCAGCGCCATCTCGACTATCAGCTAGCGGGGAACGAAGTCGGGCTGCTTGGCTATTGGAGATTGGATGCTGGCGATGGTACGAATATTGATAACACCGCTGTTAGCTCTAACGATGAATTGACTGGAGACTTAACCAATGGCGTCCAATGGAGTGAAGATACTGCTCCTTTGAATAACCAATTTCTCCTCGAAGAGCTAGCTTATGATGAGGACTTTGAGGGCGACATCATCTCTTCTTCTCTGGATGAATGGACAAATAGCAACACCGACAACTCTCATCCAAATACTTTTAGTACATTTTTAGGTCGTTTTAGTAATAGTGAAACCACGCTCAATCTATCGACCACAGCAGGAGAGACTTATAATATAACGTTTGATTTATACGCGATCGACTCTTGGGATGAGAACAGCGCAATCAGCGGTCCAGATATTGTCAGGGTTGAAGCAGACAATACGATTCTGTTTAGAGAGGCGCTTGGCCTGACCAACGAACCGACATTTCGACCCCCTGATGAGTCTGGATATTTTGGATTTAGTTCGCAATATCAAGATGCGATTTACCGGGATATTTCCCTCACGTTTACCGCCCAAGATGGTCTGACCTCGTTACGATTTGCCGATGAGGGATTGCAGGGCTTATTCGATGAGTCTTGGGGGATTGATAATGTTCGAGTGGTTAAACTGACGGCGGTTGATGCGGCAGAAGGGAGTTCTCAACGATTTTCTTACGATCCCGCTTTCAACCAGCTCGCCAGCTACACCGACGAGCTAGGCCGCCAAACCTTTTTCGAAATCGATCCTACCAATGGCAATACCACTGAAATTCGGCAGGTGATTGGCCAGGACGATCGTACTTCTGTTGAAACTGACGATCTCCTCACCCTTTTTACCTATACGACCCAGGGACTGGTTGACACCATTACCGATCCTTTAGGCCGCATCACTGACAACGATTACGATGTCTTGGGTCGGCTTGAATCCACCACCGTGGCGGTGGGCACCGCAGACCAAGCTCAAGTGCGGTTTGAATATGACTTGGCAGGCAACTTGGCTACCTTTATCGATGAAAACGGCAATCGTACCAGCTACGAGTACGACGCACTCAACCGGCTAGAACGCATTATCGAAGCCGACCCCGATGGCGTTGGCCCGCTGCTTTCACCTGTTACTCTGTTTGACTACGACGCCTATGGGAATCTCATTGAAACCATTGATGCCAATGGCAATCTGACTCGCTACGAGTATGAGGAGCGCGATCGCCTCAGCAAGATTATTAATGCCAATAATGACGAGTCTACGTTTGAGTATGACGGTCAGGGGAATCTGATTGCCGAGACGGATTTTAGAGGGAATGCGACGACTCATTTTTATGACAGTCGAAATCGCCGCATCGCCAGCCTCGATCCTGAAGGTGGTATCGCCAGGTTTGCCTACGACCTAGATAACAACCTGATTCGGGTGGTCGATCCGCGTGGCAATGCCACTCGCTATGGATATGACGCTCGCGATCGCCTAGTCAGCACCACAGATGCCGAAGGCAACGTCAGCCGCTATGAGTTTGATGCGGTCAATAACCTGATTGCAACCGTCGATCGCAATCAGAACCGCACAGAGTTTGCTTACGACGACATCAACCGTCTCGTCCAGCAAATCGACCCCTACTCCAACAGCTATCTGCGGAGTTATGACAAAGCCAGTAACCTCACCAGTGCCACCGACGAGCGCGGCCACACCACTCAATTTGAATATGACGCCCGCTACCGTCTGACCAAAACCATTGATGCCAAGCTGGGTGCAACAGAATTCCGCTATGACGCAGTCGGCAATCTCCTCTCAGTGGAAGACGAACTGGATCGCCTCACCCAATTTGAATACGACGCCCTCAACCGTCAAATTTCCGTCATCGACCCACTACTTCAAACCACCCGCTATCGCTACGATGCGATCGGCAACCTCAAGGGGATCGATGGGGAACTCAACCGTACGGCGAGCTACGACTACGACAAGCTCAACCGAGTTGAAACTGTCACCAACGCCCACAACGACACCATCACCTATCGCTACGACGCCAATAGCAATCTCCTCTCCGTCAGCGACGAACTCAACCGCACCACTCGCTTTACCTACGACAAACGCAACTGGCAAACCAGCGTCACCGACCCCCTCATCCACACTTCAACCACTGCTTACGATGCCAACGGTAATGTTTTATCTGTCACCGATCCCCTCGGCAACACCACCCGCTACGCCTACGACACACTCAATCGCCAGATCGGCATTACGGATGCCAATAACGACACCACCACGTTGGGTTACGACGCCGTAGGCAATCTCACCTCTGTTCTCGACCCCGAACTGAACCTAACCGAATACGTCTACGACAAGCTCCATCGAGTGGAGGAAGAATCCAGCCACGGAGACGTGCGCACCTTTGCCTACGACGCCACCAGCAATCTGACCTCGATGGTCAATGCCAATGGATTTGAGACTACCTATAGCTATGACGAACTCAATCGCCGCATCAGCGAGCTGGGGTACAACGAGCTGGGCGAGCTGCTGAACAATTACTTCTACGAGTTTGATGCCGCCGACCAATTGCGAGCAGTTGGAGATAACTTCCATCGCTACGGCTACACCTACGATTTAGCCGGTCGCCTTACCTCTGTCTCGAATGCAGGCAGCACGGGGGGTGTGCCTCAAGTGGACTTCGCCTATGGCTACGATGCTGCCAACAACCGCACCTCTGTAACTGACACCATCGCCGGAGTTGAGACTGGACTGGAAACCTTTGAGTTTGACCTGCTCAATCGGGTGACTCGCCTTACTCAGTCGGGGGCGAATGTGGCCGAGAAGTCTGTCACTTTCGGCTACGACGCTGCCAGTCAAATGACGAGTGTGGGCCGGTTTAGCGATTTGGCTGAGACTCAGTCTGTGGCCACCAGTATCTACCAATACGATCTGGCCGGACGGCTGGAGCAATTGACCCATGCGAATAGCAGCTCTACGGTGGCTGATTATGGATTTACTTACGATGCGGCCAGTCGGATTACCCAGCTGACTTCTCCAGATGGGGAATCGGTGTATAGCTACGACCAACGGAATCAGTTGACAGGGGCTGAGTATGACTATCAGGGGAATGAAGACTATACCTATGACGGCAATGGCAACCGCACGAATGCGGGCTATGTCACTCAGGAGCGCAATCAACTAGTTGAGGATGAGAGCTATGCCTACACCTATGACGGTGAGGGGAATCGAGTTACTCGGCTGGATAAGGCAACTAGGGAGTTAGAGACGTTTGAGTGGGACCATCGCAATCGACTGCAGGGGGTGGTCACAACTGATATCAACGGCAATATCATCGAGACGGTTGATTACGAGTACGACATCTTCGATCGGCGGATCGAGAAGACAGTTGACCCGGATGGCGGTGGGGTTTTAGCAACGCAAACAGAGCGGTATGTGTATGATGGCGAGCATATTGCGCTGGTGTTTGATGGGCAGGGGAATCTCACCTATCGATATTTGCATGGACCGGCGATCGACCAAGTGTTGGCGCAAGAAGATGCCGGTGGCGAGGTGCTGTGGGCACTGACAGACCATCAGGGCACTGTAAAAGACCTGCTCGATGCTAATGGCAATCTGGTCAACCACATTAGCTATGGTAGTTTTGGCAACATCACGGGCGAGACGAATTCTGATATTGAGTTTCGCTTTGGTTATACGGGTAGGGAGTTTGATAGAGAGACGAAGCTCAATTATTATCGAGCTCGGTATTACGATGGTAAAGTTGGAAAATTCATTAATGAAGATCCTCTTAGCTTCTTGGCTGAAGATGCAAATTTATATAGATATGTATTTAATTCTCCAGTAAATTTAATCGATCCTTTGGGCCTGGATGGAGGGACTGTTATTAGTCAAACAAGGCAGATAGCGCTTTCTGATGGAACGACGATTTTCGATACGCTCAATAATAGCCAGGTCAAATTCTCTACCTCGCCAGAAAGTAGTTGGTAA
- a CDS encoding DNA/RNA non-specific endonuclease gives MNALIVYNPNAIPIRLPTVTPWGGRYQGGDIADTNGHIIAHILGGSNFNRSNFIAQNSSINSGGYREFERRVREHLEELGKDFNRQDYEDLKEILEEATRACVAIPDNVPAVNVRVKLVRDEEFPLLGSPFRPNIIVATAAFSDGTIFEGIFFNDPNRQSRPGVTWTIRTNRPAP, from the coding sequence GTGAATGCCCTGATCGTTTATAATCCTAATGCAATTCCTATACGCCTACCGACCGTAACACCTTGGGGTGGAAGGTATCAAGGTGGAGATATAGCGGATACGAATGGACATATAATTGCCCATATTCTTGGTGGTTCAAACTTCAATCGGAGTAATTTTATTGCTCAGAATTCAAGCATAAATTCGGGAGGATATAGAGAATTTGAAAGACGAGTAAGAGAACACCTAGAAGAACTAGGCAAAGACTTTAACAGGCAAGATTATGAGGATTTAAAGGAAATCTTGGAAGAGGCAACAAGAGCATGCGTTGCAATACCAGACAATGTGCCTGCAGTAAATGTTCGTGTTAAGTTAGTACGAGACGAAGAATTCCCATTACTTGGATCTCCATTCAGACCTAACATTATTGTTGCAACAGCTGCTTTCTCAGATGGTACAATCTTCGAAGGAATATTCTTCAACGATCCAAACCGCCAATCTAGACCAGGTGTTACATGGACAATTAGGACAAACAGACCTGCTCCTTGA
- a CDS encoding nuclease A inhibitor family protein, with protein MMRNDTAGLLSSIDSSIQGLFFETETDYRLKPFVWDVSTQGEFNISRLLKSIGTLVAVELDDFLSWGEYLEDFKQWQEFLDQNPEYLTSEGNSRMPMPLSTRLQIAREREEEFRIFNSESAVMEKRYLSLLENIQTHVNELQVYRVIKYDEVTHNYDYSNDLNSSKDVFESFKILVGKVMNDCWIGISPISRNVEFPSRPTPERYMNRRILRYEEEVEKILSKLKPILDKLKFVWQDCHNIYSKRDKYAFDYAESKDELISRLLHSSNFLNTWEFKGMASGIEGVYLVEDGEKFNAIDELLLSNLNGLRFYVIGTISMFDIYVIGKTQSGDCLGFSTIAMWT; from the coding sequence ATGATGCGGAATGATACAGCTGGACTTCTAAGCTCAATTGATTCGAGCATTCAAGGCTTGTTCTTTGAGACAGAGACTGATTATAGATTGAAGCCATTTGTTTGGGATGTGAGCACACAGGGGGAGTTTAATATCAGCCGCTTGCTAAAGTCCATAGGCACTTTGGTCGCCGTCGAATTAGACGATTTCTTGAGTTGGGGAGAGTATTTAGAAGACTTTAAACAGTGGCAAGAGTTTCTAGATCAAAATCCAGAGTATTTAACTAGCGAGGGCAATAGTAGAATGCCTATGCCACTTTCTACACGCCTTCAAATAGCTCGAGAACGAGAAGAGGAATTCAGAATTTTTAACTCAGAGTCAGCTGTAATGGAGAAACGTTATCTTTCTTTGCTTGAAAATATACAAACGCACGTCAACGAACTGCAAGTCTACAGAGTCATTAAATATGATGAAGTGACTCACAACTACGATTATAGTAATGATCTAAATTCATCCAAGGATGTTTTTGAGTCATTCAAAATCTTAGTGGGTAAAGTGATGAATGATTGCTGGATTGGTATTAGTCCAATCAGCAGAAATGTAGAATTTCCAAGCCGCCCAACTCCTGAAAGATATATGAATAGACGTATTTTGCGGTATGAGGAAGAAGTAGAAAAAATTTTATCTAAACTCAAACCTATTCTTGATAAGCTGAAATTTGTTTGGCAAGACTGCCACAATATCTATAGCAAACGAGATAAGTATGCTTTTGATTATGCTGAAAGTAAAGATGAGCTAATTAGTAGACTTCTGCATTCATCAAATTTTCTCAACACCTGGGAGTTTAAAGGAATGGCTTCAGGAATAGAAGGAGTGTACCTTGTTGAGGATGGTGAAAAATTTAATGCTATCGATGAATTGCTACTCTCAAATCTAAATGGTTTACGTTTTTATGTAATTGGAACAATTTCTATGTTTGATATTTATGTTATAGGTAAAACTCAAAGTGGTGATTGTTTAGGTTTCTCGACTATAGCCATGTGGACATAA
- a CDS encoding RHS repeat domain-containing protein, producing the protein MEAESSHGDVRTFSYDATSNRISMVNGNGFETLYSYDELNRRIGEQGYNELGELLQDYVYEFDAADQLKAAGDAFHRYSYSYDLAGRATSVSNAGSTGVPQVDLAYGYDAANNRTSVTDTIAGVETGLETFEFDLLNRVTRLTQSGANVAEKSVTFGYDAASQMTSVGRFSDLAETQSVATSIYQYDLAGRLEQLTHANSSSTVADYGFTYDAASRITQLTSPDGESVYSYDQRNQLTGAEYDYQGNEDYTYDGNGNRTNAGYVTQERNQLVEDESYAYTYDGEGNRVTRLDKATRELETFEWDHRNRLQGVVTTDINGNIIETVDYEYDIFDRRIEKTVDPDGGGVLATQTERYVYDGEHIALVFDGQGNLTYRYLHGPAIDQVLAQEDAGGEVLWALTDHQGTVKDLLDSDGTLVNHISYDSFGNITGESNPDVEFRFGYTGREFDEETGNYYYRARYYDPSIGQFISQDPLSFGASDANLYRYVGNSVVNLTDPSGLFALPLAIPLVPVIVIAGLVVVGVIILSQTEVPPLVWPLKGDPSPLPRALPETDTSTDITPRVEPTPSPSPSPVPVPWLEHDTQPDPLPDPLPPTTCSEDNNEREFRCELVRQSPMPALGRELCQYHCQGDPRSWLVHGFVPLGEKCPEGVDWLPPDRNLEPAG; encoded by the coding sequence GTGGAGGCAGAATCCAGCCACGGAGATGTGCGTACCTTTAGCTACGATGCCACCAGTAATCGGATCTCGATGGTTAATGGTAATGGATTCGAGACCCTCTATAGCTATGACGAACTCAATCGCCGTATCGGCGAGCAGGGATATAACGAGCTGGGCGAGCTGCTGCAAGATTACGTCTACGAGTTTGATGCTGCCGACCAACTGAAAGCAGCAGGGGATGCTTTCCATCGCTACAGTTACAGCTACGATCTAGCCGGTCGTGCCACCTCAGTCTCGAATGCAGGCAGCACGGGTGTTCCTCAGGTGGACCTTGCCTACGGCTACGATGCTGCCAACAACCGCACCTCTGTAACTGACACCATCGCCGGAGTTGAGACTGGACTGGAAACCTTTGAGTTTGACCTGCTCAATCGGGTGACTCGCCTTACTCAGTCGGGGGCGAATGTGGCCGAGAAGTCTGTCACTTTCGGCTACGACGCTGCCAGTCAAATGACGAGTGTGGGCCGGTTTAGCGATTTGGCTGAGACTCAGTCTGTGGCCACCAGTATCTACCAATACGATCTGGCCGGACGGCTGGAGCAATTGACCCATGCGAATAGCAGCTCTACGGTGGCTGATTATGGATTTACTTACGATGCGGCCAGTCGGATTACCCAGCTGACTTCTCCAGATGGGGAATCGGTGTATAGCTACGACCAACGGAATCAGTTGACAGGGGCTGAGTATGACTATCAGGGGAATGAAGACTATACCTATGACGGCAATGGCAACCGCACGAATGCGGGCTATGTCACTCAGGAGCGCAATCAACTAGTTGAGGATGAGAGCTATGCCTACACCTATGACGGTGAGGGGAATCGAGTTACTCGGCTGGATAAGGCAACTAGGGAGTTAGAGACGTTTGAGTGGGACCATCGCAATCGACTGCAGGGGGTGGTCACAACTGATATCAACGGCAATATCATCGAGACGGTTGATTACGAGTACGACATCTTCGATCGGCGGATCGAGAAGACAGTTGACCCGGATGGCGGTGGGGTTTTAGCAACGCAAACAGAGCGGTATGTGTATGATGGCGAGCATATTGCGCTGGTGTTTGATGGGCAGGGGAATCTCACCTATCGATATTTGCATGGACCGGCGATCGACCAGGTGTTGGCACAAGAAGATGCCGGTGGCGAGGTGCTGTGGGCACTGACAGACCATCAGGGCACTGTAAAAGACCTGCTCGATTCCGATGGCACTCTCGTCAATCACATCAGCTACGACAGTTTTGGCAACATTACGGGTGAAAGCAATCCTGATGTAGAGTTTCGCTTCGGGTATACAGGGCGGGAGTTTGATGAGGAGACAGGAAACTACTACTACCGGGCTCGATACTATGACCCTTCTATCGGTCAGTTCATCAGTCAAGATCCATTAAGTTTCGGTGCTAGTGATGCCAATCTTTATCGCTATGTTGGAAATTCTGTTGTCAATCTGACCGATCCTTCTGGGTTATTTGCTTTGCCTCTCGCCATACCACTAGTACCAGTTATTGTTATTGCTGGTTTAGTTGTAGTGGGTGTAATAATTCTTTCACAGACAGAGGTACCACCTTTAGTCTGGCCCTTAAAAGGTGATCCTTCCCCCCTACCTCGTGCCCTTCCTGAAACTGATACAAGCACTGATATTACTCCTCGTGTTGAGCCAACACCATCGCCATCGCCATCGCCCGTTCCAGTTCCTTGGCTTGAGCATGACACTCAGCCCGATCCTCTCCCAGACCCATTACCACCGACTACTTGTTCTGAAGATAATAATGAGAGAGAATTTAGATGTGAATTAGTACGTCAATCCCCAATGCCTGCATTGGGCAGAGAATTATGTCAATATCATTGTCAAGGAGATCCACGTAGTTGGTTGGTTCATGGTTTTGTGCCATTAGGAGAAAAATGTCCTGAAGGAGTAGATTGGCTCCCACCAGATCGAAACCTAGAGCCGGCTGGTTGA
- a CDS encoding tetratricopeptide repeat protein, with protein sequence MDTFENGDFAYQNNEFDKAFRIFQKLAESGDVKAQISLAGMYFSGQGTDSNLVEASKWYRFAAEQGYAIAQINLATILFESNPKESIKLLKLASSQDMPLAQSMLGDIYSGIYGLSSDFEKDYRLSKKYYEKAGEKGFSYAYHRLGEIYLDLKKYKQAFKYFEKASKEGYAPSQLILSQAYQKGLLGLEIDPKKSEYWLNKSRF encoded by the coding sequence ATGGATACTTTTGAAAATGGAGATTTTGCCTATCAAAATAATGAATTTGATAAAGCATTTAGGATTTTCCAAAAACTTGCTGAGAGTGGAGATGTCAAAGCTCAAATCTCTCTTGCTGGAATGTATTTTTCAGGTCAAGGCACGGATTCCAATTTAGTTGAAGCTTCTAAATGGTATCGATTTGCAGCTGAGCAGGGTTATGCGATTGCCCAAATAAATCTTGCTACTATTCTTTTTGAAAGCAATCCTAAAGAGTCAATTAAGCTATTAAAATTAGCTTCATCTCAAGATATGCCTCTAGCACAATCAATGTTAGGAGATATATATTCGGGAATATATGGATTGTCTAGTGATTTTGAAAAAGATTATAGACTATCAAAAAAATACTATGAAAAAGCTGGGGAAAAAGGTTTTTCTTATGCTTACCATAGACTAGGGGAAATCTATCTTGATCTTAAAAAATACAAGCAAGCTTTTAAATATTTCGAGAAAGCAAGTAAAGAAGGATATGCTCCTTCACAATTAATCCTAAGTCAAGCCTATCAAAAAGGATTACTTGGTTTAGAAATTGATCCTAAAAAATCTGAATATTGGCTAAATAAATCCCGGTTTTAG